Proteins encoded within one genomic window of Candidatus Binatia bacterium:
- the murI gene encoding glutamate racemase has translation MVRRRRPSPARDAAVGVFDSGIGGLTVVHEIRRLLPNENLLYFGDTGRTPYGTKSAETVRRYAFENAEFLLERGVKVLVVACNTVSAVALEELAERLPVPVLGVIEPGVREALERTKNRRIGVIATEATIASGTYTRALQALDPRVEVYSRACPLFVPLAEEGWTDNDVARLAARVYLESLSRSGIDTLILGCTHYPLLRSLIQRVVGEGVALVDSAKATARALRDLLRREDLLRREGRGSASFFVTDAPDRFVEVGRRFLGSAVDSAVRVER, from the coding sequence GTGGTAAGGCGGCGGCGTCCCTCCCCGGCCCGCGACGCCGCGGTCGGCGTCTTCGATTCCGGCATCGGGGGGCTCACGGTGGTCCACGAAATCCGGCGCCTCCTCCCGAACGAGAACCTCCTCTACTTCGGCGACACGGGCCGTACGCCGTACGGCACGAAGTCGGCCGAGACCGTTCGGCGCTACGCCTTCGAGAACGCGGAGTTCCTCCTCGAGCGCGGCGTCAAGGTGCTCGTCGTGGCTTGCAACACGGTCTCCGCCGTGGCGCTCGAGGAGCTGGCCGAGCGGCTTCCCGTTCCGGTGCTGGGCGTGATCGAGCCCGGGGTGCGGGAGGCACTCGAGCGGACGAAAAACCGGAGGATCGGCGTCATCGCGACGGAAGCCACGATCGCGAGCGGAACTTACACGCGGGCACTCCAGGCGCTCGATCCCCGGGTGGAGGTCTACAGCCGCGCTTGCCCTCTCTTCGTGCCGCTCGCCGAAGAAGGCTGGACGGACAACGACGTGGCACGGCTCGCCGCTCGGGTTTACCTCGAAAGCCTCTCTCGCAGCGGGATCGACACGTTGATCCTCGGGTGCACGCACTACCCGCTGCTCCGAAGTCTCATCCAGCGCGTCGTGGGCGAAGGGGTGGCGCTCGTCGATTCCGCGAAAGCCACCGCCCGGGCTCTGCGGGATCTTTTGCGGCGCGAGGACCTGCTGCGGCGCGAGGGGCGAGGCAGCGCGAGTTTTTTCGTCACGGACGCCCCGGACCGCTTCGTCGAGGTGGGCCGGAGGTTTCTCGGGTCGGCCGTCGATTCCGCGGTGCGTGTCGAACGCTGA
- a CDS encoding glycosyl transferase, giving the protein MVGVVIPTRDRREMVAEAVVSVLRQTRKPDEIVVVDDGSADGTAEHLRREFGDAIRVVSTPPRGVAAARNLGVRSVRSRWVAFLDSDDLWLPRKLERQLEYLDRHPELRACQTEEIWYRNGVRVEPRKYHAKPDGDIFFPSLHRCLVSPSAVLLDRALFERLGGFDESLPACEDYDLWLRLGCEERLGLVREPLVVKRGGHPDQLSRRFWGMDRFRVVALLKLLLREPPLPPAHRRAVREVLERKCGILAAGAEKRGRVEEAERYRALARLGAARVSEAGEGAGEALLSGTG; this is encoded by the coding sequence ATGGTAGGCGTGGTGATCCCCACTCGAGATCGGCGCGAGATGGTCGCGGAAGCGGTCGTCTCGGTCCTCCGTCAGACCCGGAAGCCCGACGAAATCGTGGTCGTGGACGACGGGTCGGCCGACGGCACCGCGGAGCATCTGCGGCGGGAGTTCGGCGACGCGATTCGCGTCGTTTCCACGCCGCCCCGGGGCGTGGCCGCGGCCCGCAACCTCGGTGTCCGCTCGGTGCGAAGCCGCTGGGTCGCGTTTCTCGACTCGGACGACCTCTGGCTTCCCCGCAAGCTCGAACGCCAGCTCGAGTATCTCGATCGCCACCCGGAGCTGCGGGCCTGCCAGACCGAGGAGATCTGGTACCGGAACGGGGTGCGCGTCGAGCCCCGGAAGTACCACGCGAAGCCGGACGGCGACATCTTCTTTCCGAGCCTTCACCGTTGCCTCGTGAGTCCGTCGGCCGTCCTGCTCGATCGCGCGCTCTTCGAGCGGCTCGGCGGGTTCGACGAATCGCTTCCCGCTTGCGAGGACTACGACCTCTGGCTGCGCCTAGGGTGCGAGGAACGTCTCGGGCTCGTCCGCGAGCCGCTGGTGGTGAAGCGCGGGGGCCATCCGGATCAGCTCTCGCGGCGCTTCTGGGGAATGGACCGTTTTCGGGTGGTGGCGCTCCTCAAGCTTCTTTTGCGGGAGCCCCCTCTGCCGCCCGCACACCGCCGGGCGGTCCGCGAGGTCCTGGAACGGAAGTGCGGGATCCTGGCCGCCGGGGCGGAGAAGCGAGGCCGGGTGGAGGAAGCCGAGCGCTACCGCGCACTGGCACGGCTCGGTGCGGCTCGTGTCTCCGAGGCGGGAGAGGGTGCGGGCGAAGCCCTTCTTTCCGGAACGGGATGA